CCTTTCGACTCGTTGAATAAAGTTTGTTGCTTTTTAATATTGTCCCCTTTTGTCAAAAGGTTTAAAGTTTTCGGTAGATTTTGGCCGCCTCTAAAAGATAGATACTCTTCTAAAGCAGCCGTGCGTCGTCTTGTTAGTCGTTCAAGGCATTGGAGGAGTGCAGTTCCATATCCTGTTGAGGTTCGGTAAAGATAAGTTTCAAACTCGCAGCTACCGTCTCGCAATTTAATCCAAGTTTGCTGAATCTCAATGAGTTGATTTTTTTTATCGGGGCTTAAGGTTAAAAGGACTTGCTGATAAATCTCATTTAAACGTTTGTCTGCGGCTTCATAAGACAAGCCGGCGCAATATTTGAGTTCGACTTCCGATGTGGGTTTAGAGCAATTGATGTTTTCCGGTGCCGCTAGGCTGGGAGTAGAGAGGAGTGATAAAAGCCCAATTGCGATTAGAATAACGGAAATTATCTGTTTTCTGACTACACTTATCCGATGGCTATCAAGTTTTGAGATATTCTTAAGCATTTCTTCTCCTTTAGTGTTACACCGGCAGCGAATTCCCTTACCAGGGTTCAGGTGATCTGGTAATAAGCTTTCTGTGTCTCTCCTCAATTAAACATGATAAATTGGCTAATTTTCATAAGATTTATTAAAACTTTAAAGCTTCTAGTGATAGTTGTAAATCAAGGGTGACTTGGGTTAGGGTACGACAAAGCCGGCAGGGCGCTAGAGAGGGACTTAACTCAGTTAAACTGGTGAGAATCAAGAGCCGGTATCAACTCCTCCTCAATCTTTAACTTTATTTAAACTTTTTTAAAAATCCGTTCTGACTCAACGGGCATTTGCCGTTTAAAATAATTGCTATAGATAACCCTGAAAGAAACTTGAGCGAATATGTTAAAAACAAAACAGATTTTAGGCATGGTATCCTTAACATCACTGCTTTTGTTTGGCCTACAGTCATACACAACAGCACAGTGGCAGGATGAAGAAGGTGTCCCTGCCGGTTTAATCGAACAAGCCATTTCTGAAAATGCTTCCAGTGAGGTTGAACCCGATAAAACCACCATCCAAACTGTGCGGGAAGCCGGTCAACAAGTTCCACTTTATCTTATTGAATTCAAAAGTGCGAATCTTTGTGGTGCAACGGGATGCCTTCATGTGGGATATATTCCTGCCGGCCAAAATTATCAGCGAGTGTTAGGAGTCTATCTCACTGAATCTAATATTACCGTATCTAACCGGGTACAAAATGGACTGCCTTGCCTGAATTTTCCGGTTCCACCTGATGCTGTGGCAACCTGGTGTTATGACGGATCGAAGTATGCACTTTCAAGGTAATTCGTTGCCGGTTAAGCACTGACTGTAGCGGTTGCAATGGGGTGAAATTTAGATGATGCCGGTTTTGCCGTTGAAACCTTAACCTGACCAATTACGGCCCTTATCGCCCTAAAAATCGCTATCGCGTTTACGGATATTCTTGCATTCTGGCTATAGTTTGCTACACTCGTCTTACCACTGGCGCACTCAGGGTTCATTCTGCATATTAATTCAAGCAACCTATAGCATCAACCCTATTTAAAAATAGAGTTGTATCAATTATTAATTCCTAAAAGTTATTTCCCCTAAAACGAGCAGTCGCTTGAAGTTATGTTATTTACAACTTACCAATTTTTACTATTTTTCATTATAACTTTCATAATTGCAATTTTCTTAAAAAGAAAAGTCGTTCCGTATAAAATATTTTTATTGTTAATAAGTTTGATTTTTTATTCATTTTGGAATTTTTCTTTTTTAGCGTTGCTGGTGACGAGTACGATAGTTAATTATTTGCTTCTTCAAAGTCTGTTTGTAACTAACGACAGGCAGATATTTTTAATAATGGGTTTGACTTTTAATATTGG
Above is a genomic segment from Microcoleus sp. FACHB-68 containing:
- a CDS encoding lysozyme inhibitor LprI family protein translates to MLKNISKLDSHRISVVRKQIISVILIAIGLLSLLSTPSLAAPENINCSKPTSEVELKYCAGLSYEAADKRLNEIYQQVLLTLSPDKKNQLIEIQQTWIKLRDGSCEFETYLYRTSTGYGTALLQCLERLTRRRTAALEEYLSFRGGQNLPKTLNLLTKGDNIKKQQTLFNESKGS